One part of the Vicia villosa cultivar HV-30 ecotype Madison, WI linkage group LG6, Vvil1.0, whole genome shotgun sequence genome encodes these proteins:
- the LOC131613874 gene encoding uncharacterized protein LOC131613874: MLGPSASGFRWDDTRKMIVVEKEIYSQWCKSHPTAIGLYGKPFPHFNALDIAFGKDKAYGTIAKDTTDMSAQMEKEYFSSTQRDESEINLNENEENFETQVPETPLLTMLLR; this comes from the exons ATGTTGGGTCCAAGTGCTAGTGGCTTCAGATGGGATGATACTCGAAAGATGATTGTAGTAGAGAAGGAGATTTATAGTCAATGGTGTAAG TCTCACCCAACTGCAATTGGTTTGTATGGAAAACCATTTCCACACTTTAATGCCTTGGATATTGCATTTGGAAAAGATAAAGCATATGGTACTATTGCAAAAGATACAACTGATATGTCTGCTCAAATGGAGAAGGAATATTTTTCATCGACACAAAGGGACGAGTCAGAAAttaatttgaatgagaatgaAGAGAATTTTGAGACACAAGTACCAGAAACACCCCTTCTAACAATGCTACTCAGATAA
- the LOC131613875 gene encoding protein ALP1-like — protein MSDVACIENTRMDRASFHKLCDILKATGGLLPTRHMCVEELVAMFLHILAHHVKNRMIRRKFVRSGETISRHFINVLLAVLRCHKELLKQPQPILESNTDERWKYFKNCLGALDGTYIKVNVPEADKSRYKTRKGEIATNVLGVCSPDLQFICVLLGWEGSAADSRVLKDAISRPNGLKVPQGFYYLCDAGYMNGEGFLTPYRGQRYHLSEWRNGLQPSTAKEFFNMKHSSARNVIERCFGLLKGRWAILREKSFYPLKTQGRIITACCLLHNHIRKEMVLDPLERNSTYDEFSNEIMVGDMITTVEPSTQ, from the exons ATGAGTGATGTAGCATGTATTGAGAATACAAGGATGGATAGGGCTTCTTTTCATAAATTATGTGACATATTGAAAGCTACCGGTGGACTACTTCCTACTCGACATATGTGTGTTGAGGAGTTGGTGGCTATGTTTTTACACATTTTGGCACATCACGTTAAGAATAGAATGATTAGAAGAAAATTTGTGAGGTCCGGTGAAACAATAAGTAGGCATTTTATAAATGTACTATTGGCAGTTCTGAGGTGTCACAAAGAATTGTTAAAACAACCTCAACCAATTTTGGAGAGCAACACAGATGAAAGATGGAAATATTTTAAGAATTGTTTAGGTGCTCTTGATGGAACTTACATCAAGGTGAATGTGCCTGAAGCAGACAAAAGTAGATACAAAACAAGGAAGGGTGAAATAGCTACAAATGTGTTAGGTGTATGTTCACCTGACTTGCAATTCATATGTGTTTTACTTGGTTGGGAAGGATCAGCTGCTGACTCAAGAGTCCTTAAAGATGCTATTTCTCGACCAAATGGTTTAAAGGTTCCTCAAG gtttttattatttatgtgaTGCTGGTTATATGAATGGAGAAGGATTTCTTACTCCTTATAGAGGACAACGGTATCACCTTAGTGAATGGAGGAATGGTTTACAACCATCTACCGCTAAAGAATTTTTTAACATGAAACACTCTTCTGCTAGAAATGTAATAGAAAGATGTTTTGGACTCTTGAAAGGACGTTGGGCTATATTGAGAGAGAAATCATTCTATCCTTTAAAGACACAAGGAAGAATAATAACTGCTTGTTGTCTTCTACATAATCATATTCGTAAAGAAATGGTTTTGGATCCTTTAGAACGAAATTCCACATATGATGAGTTCTCTAATGAAATCATGGTTGGTGACATGATAACAACAGTGGAGCCAAGTACTCAATGA
- the LOC131613876 gene encoding uncharacterized protein LOC131613876: MKRYLLERGLLPGSDFKKAIKIEKVYTMNALLHKAQAFIAFEEGEAAAIKASRGNDAARSSNHDNSGSRRGHEKRKDDRSHDAKERRGPTGRFNDYTPLNASREKILAECKSTDFKNSNVRPLKSNPTRPGTDKFKYCKYHKSHGHLTNECIHLKDAIETLIKEGRLSKYTKKREPSRREDPRSSDEGNSPDSRPLQVALSITRPEDFVPSIRVTTAFSTWEGFPTAMVISNGGDPGSLTISSVKRNFDELISVNSDLGPTLQKFKGKSDPITFYLEELPGGAPNATIPLLVRARMANFDVRRILVDEGSSVDIMYSHLFRTLQLDDSHLTPYVGSDLQGFNGVTTKPWGYVELIVTFGEGEASRQMKFYTKRGRVATINTDIEAARRIFDASVKGLQLIAPPSSTNKKPRAEDKPPREDHQQSTNVSSVDLDARFTKEDLKKGEEP, translated from the exons atgaagagatacctccTAGAGCGAGGACTCCTCCCCGGAAGCGACTTCAAGAAGGCTATAAAAATCGAGAAGGTGTACaccatgaacgccctcctccACAAGGCCCAAGCCTTCATCGCTTTCGAAGAAGGCGAAGCGGCTGCGATAAAAGCTTCAAGGGGCAATGATGCTGCCCGCAGCTCGAACCATGATAACTCGGGCTCGCGCCGGGGACATGAGAAAAGGAAAGATGACAGATCCCATGATGCAAAAGAACGCCGAGGACCAACCGGTCGATTCAACGACTATACTCCCCTGAACGCTTCGCGCGAGAAAATCCTGGCCGAGTGCAAAAGCACCGATTTCAAGAACTCCAACGTCAGGCCCCTGAAGTCCAATCCCACCAGACCAGGTACCGACAAGTTTAAGTACTGCAAGTATCACAAGAGCCATGGGCATCTGACTAacgaatgcatacatctcaaagacGCCATCGAGACTCTGATTAAGGAAGGTCGCCTTTCGAAATACACGAAGAAGAGAGAACCTTCCCGAAGAGAAGACCCGCGGAGCTCCGACGAAGGTAACTCACCAGATAGTAGACCATTACAAGTAGCTCTGTCCATCACCCGACCAGAAGACTTCGTTCCCTCGATCAGAGTAACAACCGCCTTCAGCACATGGGAAGGGTTTCCGACCGCGATGGTCATATCTAATGGCGGGGACCCCGGTTCTCTCACTATTAGCTCGGTGAAAAGAAATTTTGATGAGTTGATCAGCGTCAACTCGGACCTCGGCCCTACCCTACAGAAGTTCAAAGGGAAATCGGACCCGATCACCTTCTATTtggaagaactgcccggcggagctccgaaCGCCACAATTCCCCTGCTCGTCCGAGCAAGGATGGCAAATTTTGACGTCCGACGGATCCTAGTCGACGAGgggagctcggtcgacatcatgtattccCACCTTTTCCGGACcctccagctggacgactcgcacctcactccaTATGTGGGCTCCGACCTCCAGGGTTTCAACGGGGTCACCACCAAACCTTGGGGTTACGTCGAACTGATCGTCACCTTTGGGGAAGGGGAAGCTTCCAGACAG atgaagttctacacgaaaAGGGGACGAGTAGCCACCATCAACACCGACATTGAAGCCGCAAGGAGGATATTCGACGCCTCGGTGAAAGGGTTGCAACTAATCGCCCCTCCCTCCAGCACCAATAAGAAGccaagagccgaagacaagcCTCCTCGAGAAGATCATCAGCAATcgaccaacgtcagctcagtcgatcTCGACGCTCGCTTCACGAAAGAAGATCTGAAGAAAGGCGAGGAACCATAA